In Candidatus Fusobacterium pullicola, one DNA window encodes the following:
- the nusA gene encoding transcription termination factor NusA — MKSKDAKIFLEALEELEKEKGISKENLLLTVEQALLAAYKKNYGEEENVEVEIDRETGDVKIYEVKTVVPTEDLYDAAVEIAYDDALEIKKRVKIGDVIRIEVNCEEFRRNAIQNGKQIVIQKVREAEREYIYDRFKIKEHDIINGIIRRIDERKNVFIEFDGIEAILPPIEQSPADTYRVGERIKVYLAEVEKTNKFPKIVISRKHEGLLRKLFELEIPEITSGLIEIKAVAREAGSRAKVAVYSQDPNIDTVGACIGQKGLRIKNIVNELNGEKIDIVIWKESVEEFVSAVLSPAKVVSVEVEEEENTARVIVDSSQLSLAIGKNGQNARLAAKLTGMRVDIKTADSIKEGE; from the coding sequence ATGAAGAGTAAAGACGCTAAAATATTTTTAGAGGCTTTGGAAGAGTTAGAAAAAGAAAAAGGTATAAGCAAAGAAAATCTTCTTTTAACTGTTGAGCAAGCTTTATTAGCTGCTTATAAAAAGAACTATGGAGAAGAGGAAAATGTAGAAGTAGAGATTGACAGAGAAACTGGGGATGTAAAAATCTATGAAGTAAAAACTGTTGTTCCTACTGAAGACCTATATGATGCTGCTGTTGAAATTGCCTATGATGATGCTCTAGAGATTAAAAAGAGAGTAAAAATAGGAGATGTTATCAGAATAGAGGTAAACTGTGAAGAGTTTAGAAGAAACGCTATTCAAAATGGAAAGCAAATAGTTATCCAAAAAGTAAGAGAAGCTGAAAGAGAGTATATTTATGATAGATTTAAAATAAAAGAACATGATATCATAAATGGAATCATTAGAAGAATTGATGAGAGAAAAAATGTATTTATTGAATTCGATGGAATAGAGGCTATATTACCACCTATCGAGCAATCACCAGCTGATACATATAGAGTTGGAGAAAGAATTAAGGTTTATTTAGCTGAGGTTGAAAAAACAAATAAATTCCCTAAAATAGTTATCTCTAGAAAACATGAGGGATTATTAAGAAAATTATTTGAATTAGAGATTCCAGAAATAACTTCAGGACTTATTGAGATAAAAGCTGTAGCTAGAGAAGCTGGATCAAGAGCAAAAGTTGCAGTTTATTCACAAGACCCTAATATCGATACTGTAGGAGCTTGTATCGGACAAAAAGGTCTTAGAATAAAAAATATAGTTAATGAGTTAAATGGAGAAAAAATTGATATAGTTATTTGGAAAGAATCAGTTGAAGAGTTTGTATCAGCTGTTTTAAGTCCAGCAAAAGTTGTAAGTGTAGAAGTAGAAGAGGAAGAAAATACAGCAAGAGTAATTGTAGATAGTTCACAACTTTCATTAGCAATAGGAAAGAATGGACAAAATGCAAGACTTGCAGCAAAACTAACTGGAATGAGAGTAGATATAAAAACTGCAGATAGTATTAAAGAGGGAGAATAA
- a CDS encoding acetate uptake transporter, which translates to MNQNNHVKIEVADPSALGLLGLAIVTLVASASKFGIISSVSLVIPWAIFLGAFVQLIACLNDIKHGNVFGTTAFGGYAFFWFGMAMSWMIQLGVFGEAMRAAADPKTFGFAFIGYLIFTLYMTIGAVETNKTLLVIFILIDFLFIGLALSSFGIAYHFTHFLAALAELLIALVSFYASAANVLNKTFGREFLPLGKPLGIFKNHAK; encoded by the coding sequence ATGAATCAAAATAATCATGTTAAAATTGAAGTTGCAGATCCTTCTGCACTAGGACTTTTAGGACTTGCTATTGTTACTTTAGTAGCTTCAGCTAGTAAATTTGGAATTATTAGTAGTGTATCTTTAGTTATTCCTTGGGCAATTTTCTTAGGAGCTTTTGTACAATTAATCGCATGTTTAAACGATATTAAACATGGAAATGTATTTGGAACAACTGCTTTTGGTGGATATGCTTTCTTCTGGTTTGGAATGGCTATGAGTTGGATGATTCAACTTGGTGTATTTGGAGAAGCTATGAGAGCTGCTGCAGATCCTAAAACTTTTGGATTTGCATTTATAGGTTACTTAATCTTTACTCTATATATGACAATCGGAGCTGTTGAAACTAATAAGACACTACTTGTTATATTTATACTAATTGATTTCCTATTTATTGGACTAGCTCTTTCATCTTTTGGAATAGCTTACCACTTTACTCACTTTTTAGCTGCTCTAGCTGAGTTATTAATAGCTTTAGTTTCATTTTATGCTTCAGCAGCAAATGTTTTAAATAAGACATTTGGTAGAGAGTTTTTACCTCTAGGTAAACCACTTGGAATATTTAAAAATCACGCAAAATAA
- a CDS encoding methylaspartate mutase subunit E, whose translation MKLRFKKWTEEEFFQMREEVLKGWPTGKDVDLEEAIKYHKSLPESKSFSKKLIDAKKAGITLAQPRAGVALIDQHIELLNFLDKEGGADLLPSTIDSYTRQNKYENCEKGIEESIKAGRSLLNGFPGVNHGVAGCRKVVEATSLPLQLRHGTPDARLLSEIMIAAGFTSDEGGGISYNVPYAKSVSLEKTLIDWQYVDRLVGWYEEHGVSINREPFGPLTGTLVPPSMSNAVGILEGLMAAEQGVKNLTLGYGQCGNLIQDVAAIRALETQAEDYFKKFGYNDIQLTTVFHQWMGGFPEDEAKAFGVISNGASAAALAGATKVIVKTPHEAIGVPTKEANAAGIRATKMVLNLLKGQKLSTSPELEKEIEIIKAETKCILDKVYELGNGDWAIGIVKAFEQGVLDVPFAPSIYNAGKMMPARDNVGKVRYLAVGNVPLSKELVDYNMAQLEERAKFEGRPVTFQMTVDDIFAVGKGTLIGRPENK comes from the coding sequence ATGAAACTTAGATTTAAAAAATGGACAGAAGAGGAATTCTTTCAAATGAGAGAAGAGGTTTTAAAAGGTTGGCCTACTGGTAAAGATGTAGACCTTGAAGAGGCTATTAAATACCACAAATCATTACCTGAGTCAAAAAGCTTCTCTAAAAAATTAATAGATGCTAAAAAAGCCGGAATTACTTTAGCACAACCTAGAGCAGGGGTAGCTTTAATTGATCAGCATATTGAGCTTCTAAACTTTCTTGATAAAGAGGGAGGAGCTGATTTATTACCTAGCACTATAGACTCTTATACTAGACAAAATAAGTATGAAAATTGTGAAAAGGGGATAGAGGAATCTATAAAAGCTGGCAGATCACTTCTTAATGGTTTTCCCGGAGTAAATCATGGAGTAGCTGGATGTAGAAAAGTTGTTGAAGCCACTAGCCTTCCGCTTCAATTAAGACATGGAACTCCAGATGCTAGACTTCTTTCAGAAATAATGATTGCTGCTGGATTTACTTCAGATGAGGGAGGAGGAATTAGTTATAACGTTCCCTATGCTAAGTCTGTTTCTTTAGAAAAAACTCTTATTGATTGGCAATATGTAGATAGACTTGTTGGATGGTATGAAGAGCATGGAGTTTCTATAAACAGAGAACCTTTTGGACCTTTAACTGGTACTTTAGTTCCACCTTCAATGTCCAATGCTGTTGGAATCTTGGAAGGATTAATGGCTGCTGAACAAGGGGTTAAAAATCTCACTTTAGGTTATGGTCAATGTGGAAACCTAATTCAAGACGTGGCTGCAATAAGAGCTCTTGAAACTCAAGCTGAAGATTATTTTAAAAAATTTGGATATAACGATATCCAATTGACTACTGTATTCCACCAATGGATGGGTGGTTTCCCTGAAGATGAAGCTAAAGCCTTCGGTGTTATCTCTAACGGAGCCTCAGCTGCTGCCTTAGCTGGAGCTACTAAAGTTATTGTTAAAACTCCTCACGAGGCTATTGGAGTTCCTACAAAAGAGGCTAATGCTGCTGGTATTAGAGCTACAAAAATGGTTTTAAATCTACTTAAAGGACAAAAATTATCTACCTCTCCAGAATTAGAAAAAGAGATTGAAATAATCAAAGCTGAAACTAAATGTATTTTAGATAAAGTATATGAGCTTGGAAATGGAGATTGGGCTATCGGTATAGTAAAAGCCTTTGAACAAGGTGTTCTTGATGTTCCGTTTGCCCCATCAATCTATAATGCCGGTAAAATGATGCCAGCTAGAGATAATGTTGGTAAAGTTAGATATCTTGCTGTAGGAAATGTTCCACTTAGTAAGGAGTTAGTTGATTACAATATGGCTCAATTAGAGGAAAGAGCTAAATTTGAAGGAAGACCTGTAACTTTCCAAATGACTGTAGATGATATTTTTGCAGTTGGAAAAGGAACTTTAATTGGAAGACCAGAAAATAAATAA
- the citD gene encoding citrate lyase acyl carrier protein, which produces MTLKKATKCGTLESNDIFLILTPTNDGIEIDLESTVQKQFGEHIKELIKSKLLELGIDSVHVQAQDKGALDYTIRARVEAAVIRGL; this is translated from the coding sequence ATGACGTTAAAAAAAGCTACTAAATGTGGGACACTAGAATCAAATGATATATTCTTAATTCTTACCCCCACAAATGATGGTATAGAGATAGATTTAGAAAGTACTGTCCAAAAACAATTTGGTGAACATATAAAAGAATTGATAAAAAGCAAATTGCTAGAGCTAGGAATTGATAGTGTACATGTACAAGCTCAAGATAAAGGGGCTCTTGATTATACTATAAGGGCTAGAGTTGAAGCTGCTGTTATAAGAGGTTTATAA
- a CDS encoding methylaspartate mutase subunit S: MNKNGKKVVIGVIGSDCHAVGNKIIHHVLEANGFDVINIGVLSPQADFINAAVETDADAIIVSSLYGHGELDCQGMREKCKEAGLDNILLYVGGNIVVGKQVWEDVEKRFKAMGFDRVYKPGTPIEETTEDLKKDLGIN; the protein is encoded by the coding sequence ATGAATAAAAATGGAAAAAAAGTTGTAATTGGAGTTATTGGTTCAGACTGTCATGCTGTCGGGAATAAAATAATTCATCACGTTTTAGAAGCAAATGGATTTGATGTTATAAATATTGGAGTTCTTTCTCCTCAAGCTGATTTTATAAATGCTGCTGTTGAAACAGATGCAGATGCTATAATTGTTTCTTCTCTATACGGGCATGGAGAATTAGATTGTCAAGGTATGAGAGAAAAATGTAAAGAAGCTGGCCTTGATAATATCTTGCTATATGTTGGTGGAAATATAGTAGTCGGAAAACAAGTTTGGGAAGATGTAGAGAAAAGATTCAAAGCAATGGGATTTGATAGAGTATACAAACCTGGAACTCCTATTGAAGAAACAACCGAAGATCTAAAAAAAGACCTCGGTATCAATTAA
- the citF gene encoding citrate lyase subunit alpha, which yields MKNILGREIPDFIEGYGKVTHYNGYLANKMGTIKKDFNFKSINPYDNKLYTDISKLMDVLPLKDGMTLSFHHHLRNGDYVLNFVMKEIAQRGYKNITIVASSIFPCHKPIVEYIEKGVITQIYAGYISGPVAQAISEGKLQKPAIMHTHGGRARLMETGEVKVDIAFVAAPTSDEYGNINGVEGKSACGALGYAHSDVENAHLVVAITDNLVSFPNPIIEINQTLIDYVLVVEAIGDPKGIVSGTTQITKNPIGLKVANLTAKFIEQSGYLKDGVSFQTGAGGISLAVAAEVKNLMKNKNIVGSFAAGGITGYIVDMYKEGLFKALFDVQCFDLEAIKSAKENPNHIKMSASMYANCNNKGAVVNKLDIVILGATEIDTAFNVNVTTGSDGIIMGGSGGHSDTAAGSKLCIIVSQLVNARISVLKEKITTITTPGETVDVLVTERGIAINPLREDLIEKFKNSNLPIRTIEELKEIAEKMTGKEKPIEFEEKIVAIVQYRDGSVVDVVKQIKK from the coding sequence ATGAAAAATATATTAGGAAGAGAGATTCCTGATTTTATAGAGGGATATGGTAAGGTCACTCATTACAATGGTTATCTTGCTAATAAAATGGGAACTATAAAAAAAGATTTTAATTTTAAATCTATTAATCCCTATGATAATAAACTATATACTGATATTTCAAAGTTAATGGATGTTCTTCCACTCAAAGATGGAATGACACTCTCTTTTCATCATCACCTAAGAAATGGTGACTACGTTTTAAATTTTGTTATGAAAGAAATTGCTCAAAGAGGATATAAAAATATCACTATAGTTGCTAGCTCAATATTTCCTTGTCATAAACCTATTGTTGAATATATTGAAAAAGGAGTTATTACACAAATTTATGCTGGCTATATATCTGGACCTGTGGCACAGGCTATTTCTGAAGGTAAACTTCAAAAGCCCGCTATCATGCACACCCATGGAGGACGTGCTAGATTGATGGAGACAGGAGAAGTAAAAGTAGACATTGCTTTTGTTGCAGCTCCTACCTCTGATGAATATGGAAATATCAATGGAGTTGAAGGAAAATCAGCTTGTGGTGCTTTAGGATATGCTCACTCTGATGTTGAAAATGCTCATTTAGTTGTGGCTATTACTGATAATCTTGTTTCTTTCCCAAATCCAATAATAGAGATAAATCAAACTTTGATTGATTATGTTTTGGTTGTAGAAGCTATTGGAGATCCTAAAGGAATTGTATCTGGAACTACACAGATAACTAAAAACCCAATTGGTTTAAAAGTTGCTAACTTAACAGCTAAATTTATTGAACAATCCGGCTACCTAAAAGATGGAGTAAGCTTTCAAACTGGTGCTGGTGGAATATCTTTAGCTGTTGCTGCTGAAGTTAAAAATTTAATGAAAAACAAGAATATAGTTGGTAGTTTCGCTGCTGGAGGAATTACTGGATATATTGTTGATATGTATAAAGAAGGGCTTTTTAAAGCTTTATTCGATGTTCAATGCTTTGATTTAGAGGCAATAAAGTCAGCTAAAGAAAATCCTAATCATATAAAAATGTCAGCTTCAATGTATGCTAACTGCAATAATAAAGGAGCTGTTGTAAACAAACTCGATATTGTTATCTTAGGTGCTACAGAGATAGATACAGCTTTTAATGTTAATGTTACTACAGGTTCTGATGGTATTATCATGGGTGGATCTGGTGGACATAGTGATACTGCTGCTGGCTCTAAACTTTGCATCATTGTTTCTCAATTAGTAAATGCCAGAATATCTGTTCTTAAAGAAAAAATAACTACTATTACAACTCCTGGTGAAACTGTAGATGTCCTAGTAACTGAAAGAGGAATCGCTATAAATCCTTTAAGAGAAGATTTAATTGAAAAATTTAAAAACTCTAATCTTCCTATTAGGACAATTGAAGAGTTAAAAGAGATTGCTGAAAAAATGACTGGAAAAGAAAAACCTATTGAATTTGAAGAGAAAATAGTAGCTATTGTACAATATCGGGATGGTTCTGTTGTAGATGTAGTAAAACAGATAAAAAAATAA
- a CDS encoding glutamate mutase L — translation MNAYLAIDFGSTYTKLTAIDLDNETILATAKDITTVEDDIMIGFNKAFENLKIEINKKIDFNKVNFVNKTACSSAAGGLKMIAIGLVPELTAEAAKKAALGAGARVIKTYAYELNHRELEEIKNTPLDIILLAGGTDGGNKDCIIHNAEMLAEFKIDVPVVVAGNKAAIDEVENILKNANIDYYITDNVMPFINKLNVEPSREEIRKVFMNKIVEAKGMKKAEEFIQGILMPTPASVLKASEILAIGTDEEDGLGDLIVVDIGGATTDIHSIAKGEPTKPSVIIKGLEEPYAKRTVEGDLGMRYSALALLEAAGTKTIRNYLHDSLKQIDIKSQCLYRHNNIKMVPQTEDEIKFDEAMAKAATELAMTRHCGVLECVYTPMGTMFNQNGKDLTETPYVIGTGGVIIHSLNPHEILKAGNFNQEDPIHLKPVNPKFLIDKTYILSAMGLLAQEYPNIAIRIMKKFLVEA, via the coding sequence ATGAATGCTTATTTAGCTATAGATTTTGGAAGCACTTATACTAAACTAACTGCTATTGATTTAGATAATGAAACTATTTTAGCTACTGCTAAAGATATTACTACTGTTGAAGATGATATAATGATAGGATTTAATAAAGCCTTTGAAAATTTAAAGATTGAGATTAACAAAAAAATAGATTTTAATAAAGTTAATTTTGTCAATAAGACAGCTTGTTCCTCTGCAGCAGGTGGTTTAAAAATGATAGCTATAGGATTGGTTCCAGAACTCACGGCAGAAGCTGCAAAAAAAGCTGCTTTGGGAGCAGGAGCTAGAGTTATCAAAACCTACGCTTATGAACTTAATCATCGAGAACTTGAAGAGATAAAAAATACTCCTTTGGATATTATTTTACTTGCTGGTGGAACTGATGGTGGAAATAAAGATTGTATTATTCACAACGCTGAAATGTTAGCTGAATTTAAAATAGATGTTCCTGTTGTAGTTGCTGGAAATAAAGCTGCCATAGATGAGGTTGAAAACATTTTAAAAAATGCTAATATAGATTATTACATTACTGATAACGTAATGCCTTTTATTAATAAGCTCAATGTTGAACCTTCAAGAGAGGAAATAAGAAAAGTTTTTATGAATAAAATTGTAGAAGCTAAAGGAATGAAAAAAGCTGAAGAATTTATTCAAGGTATTCTTATGCCTACTCCTGCTTCTGTTCTCAAAGCCTCAGAAATTCTAGCAATTGGAACTGATGAAGAAGACGGATTAGGAGATCTTATAGTCGTTGATATCGGTGGAGCTACAACTGATATACACTCTATTGCTAAGGGAGAGCCTACCAAACCCTCTGTTATAATAAAAGGTTTAGAAGAACCCTATGCTAAAAGAACTGTAGAGGGTGATTTAGGAATGAGATACTCCGCTTTAGCTCTTTTAGAAGCTGCTGGAACAAAAACGATTCGGAACTATTTACATGATTCTTTAAAACAGATTGACATTAAATCTCAATGCCTTTATAGACATAATAATATAAAGATGGTTCCACAAACTGAAGATGAGATAAAATTTGATGAAGCTATGGCTAAAGCAGCTACAGAGTTAGCAATGACTCGCCATTGTGGTGTATTAGAGTGTGTATATACTCCAATGGGAACTATGTTTAATCAAAATGGAAAAGATTTAACAGAAACGCCTTATGTTATTGGAACTGGAGGAGTTATTATTCACAGTTTAAATCCTCACGAGATTTTAAAAGCAGGTAATTTTAATCAAGAGGATCCCATTCATCTTAAACCAGTTAATCCAAAATTTTTAATTGATAAAACTTATATTTTATCAGCTATGGGACTTTTAGCCCAAGAATATCCAAATATAGCTATAAGAATAATGAAAAAATTTTTAGTTGAAGCTTAA
- a CDS encoding methylaspartate ammonia-lyase, with protein sequence MKIVDVVCSAGKTGFYFDDQRAIKAGAGHDGMFYLGKSVTPGFETIRQSGESISVQLILEDGQVAFGDCAAVQYSGAGGRDPLFLAKDFIPVIEKNIAPKLIGRDLDNFKTLAEEFDSMQIEGKRLHTAIRYGITQALLDAVAKARKVTMAEVIQKDYNTGIEISKRPIFTQSGDDRYINADKMIIKGADVLPHALINNVKEKLGERGEILFDYVKWLRDRILSKRVNSEYYPIFHIDVYGTIGAAFDCDTAKMADYISTLVEAAKPFKLRIEGPMDVEDRDKQIEALAALTTEVDKRGIEVELVADEWCNTLEDIKLFADKKAGHVVQIKTPDLGGVNNIADAILYCNKVGIGSYCGGTCNETNRSAEVTTNIAMACGALQVLAKPGMGVDEGFMIVFNEMARVEALVNRRKNR encoded by the coding sequence ATGAAAATTGTAGATGTAGTTTGCTCAGCAGGAAAAACAGGATTCTATTTCGATGACCAAAGAGCTATAAAAGCTGGAGCTGGACATGATGGAATGTTTTATTTAGGAAAATCAGTCACTCCAGGATTTGAAACTATTAGACAATCTGGTGAATCTATCTCTGTTCAATTAATATTAGAAGATGGACAGGTTGCTTTTGGAGACTGTGCTGCCGTTCAATATTCAGGTGCTGGTGGAAGAGATCCTCTATTTTTAGCAAAGGATTTTATTCCAGTTATCGAAAAGAATATAGCTCCAAAATTGATAGGAAGAGATTTAGATAATTTTAAGACTTTAGCTGAAGAGTTTGATTCGATGCAAATTGAGGGTAAAAGATTACATACAGCTATAAGATATGGAATTACTCAAGCTCTATTAGATGCCGTTGCTAAAGCAAGAAAAGTTACTATGGCTGAGGTAATTCAAAAAGATTATAATACTGGAATTGAAATTTCAAAAAGACCAATATTTACTCAATCTGGTGATGATAGATATATTAATGCAGATAAGATGATAATCAAAGGAGCTGATGTCCTTCCTCATGCTTTAATTAACAATGTTAAAGAAAAATTGGGAGAACGTGGTGAAATTTTATTTGACTATGTTAAATGGCTTAGAGATAGAATCCTATCAAAAAGAGTAAATTCTGAATACTATCCTATATTCCACATTGATGTATATGGAACTATTGGAGCAGCATTTGACTGCGATACAGCAAAAATGGCTGATTACATATCTACATTAGTTGAAGCAGCAAAACCTTTCAAGTTAAGAATAGAAGGTCCTATGGATGTTGAAGACAGAGATAAACAGATTGAAGCTTTAGCGGCTCTAACAACTGAAGTAGACAAAAGAGGAATCGAAGTTGAACTTGTAGCAGACGAATGGTGTAACACTTTAGAAGATATTAAACTTTTTGCTGATAAAAAAGCTGGTCATGTAGTTCAAATTAAGACTCCAGATCTAGGGGGAGTTAATAATATTGCTGATGCTATTCTTTACTGTAATAAAGTAGGAATAGGTTCTTATTGCGGAGGAACTTGTAACGAAACAAATAGATCTGCTGAGGTTACAACAAATATTGCAATGGCCTGTGGAGCACTTCAAGTTTTAGCTAAACCAGGAATGGGTGTTGATGAAGGGTTTATGATAGTATTTAATGAAATGGCTAGAGTTGAAGCCTTAGTTAACAGAAGAAAAAATAGATAA
- the metK gene encoding methionine adenosyltransferase produces the protein MKNLTYFTSEFVSPGHPDKVSDQISDAVLDACLADDPNSRVACEVFCTTGQVIVGGEITTSTYIDIQDIVRRKIDEIGYREGMGFDSNCGVLNAIHAQSPDIAMGVDVGGAGDQGIMFGGAVKETPELMPLALVLAREILVKLTKMTRSKELVWARPDAKAQVTLAYDENGKIDHVDTIVLSVQHNPDVTQEQIKADVKERVIKPVLEAYNLNPADVKKYHINPTGRFVIGGPHGDTGLTGRKIIVDTYGGYFRHGGGAFSGKDPSKVDRSAAYAARWVAKNIVAADLAYKCEVQLSYAIGVVEPTSVKVDTFGTGKVSEIELAEAVKKVFDLTPRGIERSLELRSGKFKYQDLAAFGHIGRTDLDIPWEKTNKVEELKAALNK, from the coding sequence ATGAAAAATTTAACTTATTTTACATCTGAATTCGTATCACCTGGACATCCTGATAAAGTATCTGACCAAATATCTGATGCTGTATTAGATGCTTGTCTTGCTGATGACCCTAATTCTAGAGTAGCTTGTGAAGTTTTCTGTACTACTGGGCAAGTTATCGTTGGAGGAGAGATTACTACTTCTACTTACATTGATATCCAAGATATCGTTAGAAGAAAAATTGATGAAATTGGATATAGAGAAGGTATGGGATTTGACTCTAACTGTGGAGTATTAAATGCTATACATGCTCAATCACCTGATATCGCTATGGGAGTAGATGTTGGTGGAGCTGGAGACCAAGGAATAATGTTTGGTGGAGCTGTTAAAGAAACTCCTGAACTTATGCCATTAGCTCTAGTATTAGCAAGAGAAATATTAGTAAAACTTACTAAAATGACTAGAAGTAAAGAGTTAGTTTGGGCTAGACCTGATGCTAAAGCTCAAGTAACATTAGCTTATGATGAAAATGGAAAAATAGATCACGTTGATACAATAGTATTATCAGTACAACACAATCCAGATGTAACACAAGAACAAATAAAAGCTGATGTAAAAGAAAGAGTAATAAAACCAGTATTAGAAGCATATAACTTAAATCCAGCTGATGTAAAAAAATATCATATCAACCCAACAGGAAGATTTGTTATAGGAGGACCTCACGGAGATACTGGGCTTACAGGAAGAAAGATAATAGTAGATACTTATGGTGGATACTTTAGACATGGTGGAGGAGCTTTCTCAGGAAAAGACCCTTCAAAAGTGGATAGATCAGCAGCTTATGCAGCAAGATGGGTAGCAAAAAATATAGTAGCGGCAGATTTAGCATATAAATGTGAAGTTCAACTATCATATGCAATAGGAGTAGTAGAGCCAACATCTGTAAAAGTAGATACATTTGGAACAGGAAAAGTAAGTGAGATAGAACTTGCTGAAGCAGTTAAAAAGGTATTTGATTTAACACCTAGAGGAATAGAAAGATCACTAGAATTAAGAAGTGGAAAATTCAAATATCAAGATTTAGCAGCATTTGGACATATTGGAAGAACTGATTTAGATATTCCTTGGGAAAAAACAAATAAAGTTGAAGAATTAAAAGCTGCATTAAATAAATAA
- a CDS encoding CoA ester lyase: MKLRRTMLFMPGNNPGMLQTAAVFGSDAVIFDLEDAVALTEKDAARILVSEALKNIEYNDVEVVVRINPLATPFANKDIEVIARLKPDAILLPKSCPEDIAELDKRLNAIEEEEGFEAGSIKIHPLVETTYGVEKVYETIKASPRVISVLLGGEDLAVDLGVKRTKNSDELLYARTKIINACKACKVDAIDTPFTDTNDYEGLMADTLKAKMLGFTGKLSINPRQIDTIHRAYTPSNDEINHALRVMAAKDEADKQGLGVFSLDGKMVDLPIINRAIHTLDMARLMGLID, encoded by the coding sequence GTGAAATTAAGAAGAACTATGTTATTTATGCCAGGAAATAATCCTGGTATGTTACAAACAGCAGCTGTATTTGGTTCAGATGCTGTGATATTTGATTTAGAAGATGCTGTTGCTTTAACTGAAAAAGATGCAGCTAGAATATTAGTAAGTGAAGCTTTAAAAAATATAGAATATAATGATGTTGAAGTTGTTGTTAGAATAAATCCTTTGGCTACACCTTTTGCTAATAAAGATATTGAGGTTATTGCTAGACTCAAACCAGATGCTATTCTTTTACCAAAATCTTGTCCTGAAGATATAGCTGAATTGGATAAAAGATTAAATGCAATAGAAGAAGAAGAGGGCTTTGAAGCTGGAAGCATAAAAATTCACCCATTAGTTGAAACAACTTATGGAGTTGAAAAAGTATATGAAACTATTAAAGCTAGTCCAAGAGTTATCTCTGTTTTACTTGGAGGAGAGGATTTAGCTGTAGATTTGGGTGTAAAAAGAACTAAAAATTCCGACGAACTTCTTTATGCTAGAACTAAAATTATAAATGCTTGTAAAGCTTGTAAAGTAGATGCAATTGATACTCCTTTCACTGACACGAACGATTATGAAGGGTTGATGGCTGATACATTAAAAGCTAAAATGCTTGGTTTTACAGGTAAACTAAGCATAAATCCTAGACAAATAGACACCATACATAGAGCCTACACTCCATCAAATGATGAAATCAATCATGCTTTAAGAGTTATGGCGGCAAAAGATGAAGCGGATAAACAAGGACTTGGTGTCTTCTCTTTAGATGGTAAAATGGTTGATCTTCCTATCATTAACAGAGCTATCCATACTTTAGACATGGCAAGACTAATGGGACTTATTGATTAA
- a CDS encoding ribosome maturation factor RimP — translation MDNQERIIKKIEEIVTPVVQEMNLSLVDIEYMQDGGYWYVRIYVENLNGEITLEECATISNKIDEDVDRLIDQRFFLEVSSPGIERPLKKIEDFIRFKGEKIKVSLKHKLEDKKNFEGVLTECKDNTIYLEVEEGEIVEIPFSEIRKANIVYEFDEI, via the coding sequence ATTGATAATCAAGAAAGAATAATAAAAAAGATAGAAGAGATAGTTACACCAGTTGTTCAAGAGATGAATCTATCTTTAGTTGATATCGAATATATGCAAGATGGTGGTTACTGGTATGTTAGAATCTATGTAGAGAATTTAAATGGTGAAATAACACTAGAAGAGTGTGCAACTATAAGTAATAAAATAGATGAAGATGTAGACAGATTAATAGACCAAAGATTTTTCCTAGAGGTTTCTTCTCCAGGTATAGAGAGACCTTTAAAGAAAATAGAGGACTTTATAAGATTTAAGGGAGAAAAGATAAAAGTAAGTTTAAAACATAAACTTGAAGATAAGAAAAACTTTGAGGGAGTTTTAACAGAATGCAAAGATAATACAATCTACTTAGAAGTTGAAGAGGGAGAAATAGTAGAAATTCCTTTTTCAGAAATTAGAAAAGCAAATATTGTTTATGAATTTGATGAAATTTAG